A genomic stretch from Aminobacter aminovorans includes:
- the rsgA gene encoding ribosome small subunit-dependent GTPase A, whose translation MALTEPTHKAALIGLGWSSFFGDQVGEDEASLVPVRIAHVHRARMSGQSINGAVDLILPANSISGDYAVGDFVLADPGDFLVRRRLARASLLTRRMADGSTQLSGANIDTLFIVTSCNGDFNVPRLERYLAMAGQAEIAPVLVLTKADTANDAAPFLAQAAELARDLPVVVVDPRAPDALAKLQTWFGVGKTVALTGSSGVGKSTLVNTLAASGGATAQLTGAIRVHDSTGRHTTTARSLHPVAGGGWVLDSPGIRTLHLGEMAEGLDVVFAEIIELATQCKFNDCTHSHEPSCAVLAALARGSIDAKRFSRWRKLHDENTAASAPKRGRR comes from the coding sequence ATGGCATTGACAGAACCGACACACAAGGCAGCGCTCATCGGGTTGGGTTGGTCTTCCTTCTTTGGTGACCAGGTCGGCGAAGACGAGGCCAGCCTTGTTCCCGTTCGCATCGCCCATGTCCATCGCGCGCGAATGAGCGGGCAATCCATCAATGGCGCGGTCGATCTCATTCTGCCGGCCAACAGTATCAGCGGCGATTATGCGGTGGGCGATTTCGTGCTCGCCGACCCAGGCGATTTCCTCGTGCGACGGCGGCTCGCGCGCGCTTCGCTTCTCACCCGGCGTATGGCGGACGGCAGCACACAGCTGTCCGGCGCCAATATCGACACGCTCTTCATTGTCACCTCCTGCAATGGCGATTTCAACGTGCCACGGCTCGAGCGCTATCTCGCCATGGCAGGCCAGGCTGAAATCGCGCCAGTCCTTGTTCTGACCAAGGCCGACACGGCCAATGACGCCGCCCCCTTTCTCGCGCAAGCAGCCGAGTTGGCGCGCGACCTGCCGGTGGTGGTCGTCGATCCGCGAGCGCCCGACGCATTGGCAAAGCTGCAGACCTGGTTTGGCGTGGGCAAGACGGTGGCGCTGACCGGGTCGTCGGGGGTAGGCAAGTCGACGCTGGTCAACACGCTAGCCGCCTCGGGCGGCGCCACAGCCCAACTCACCGGCGCCATTCGAGTCCATGATTCAACTGGGCGGCACACGACGACGGCGCGCTCGCTCCATCCGGTCGCAGGCGGCGGGTGGGTGCTCGATTCTCCCGGGATTCGCACGTTGCATCTGGGCGAGATGGCCGAGGGGCTGGATGTGGTGTTCGCCGAAATCATCGAACTGGCGACCCAATGCAAGTTCAATGATTGCACGCACTCCCATGAGCCTTCCTGCGCCGTGCTCGCCGCCCTTGCGCGTGGCAGCATCGATGCCAAGCGGTTTTCGCGCTGGCGTAAGTTGCATGATGAAAACACTGCCGCCAGCGCGCCGAAGCGCGGCCGTCGCTGA
- a CDS encoding sensor histidine kinase — MSQPLSNPRLLGLALWLAALIAFVVVSVETSRTRMGDELEVTGRTLHRLISQRVAQHDAHLTTLIALSSGAEPAPDGAVRQVMESISRFYPRIAWLALVSLEPEGVASDAVDGGRGSAEAGNSATSRSAGVATSTMAVREVVDVPAGGGVDLAPRAVEIAAQLRGRPSVYAAGDGRYLLAKRAPEPSDHAVVLTIDAARLLEPEERPGFAHLRISLDGADLVALPADVSFGPGVSWLKPPHFEKVIDGEGQRLLLSLDRSLPLAALVPPGRLLGFAMVAGLLAAALSFGLGQRAAVKRSELAAREAEERLAVQERETLLAHASRVNAMGELASGIAHELTQPLTALLSRSQAALRLSRADKPDMAMISQALDVNVREAKRAGEMLKRMRDYASNKAPERARQDLNAIVAEVVALTRTDLERRGVALVLELGQPTPEAVVDAIEIEQVLHNLIRNAAEALDSAGTAGARISITTKDVSAEAKIEVSDNGPGIAPDVLPKLFVPFFTTKADGMGLGLSLCQTLVERVDGRIEAGNAAGGGARFVITLPRASVGRSDAISGKHDG, encoded by the coding sequence GTGTCCCAACCCCTCTCCAATCCCCGCCTCCTCGGCCTCGCGCTTTGGCTCGCCGCACTGATAGCTTTCGTCGTCGTGTCGGTGGAGACGTCGCGGACGCGTATGGGGGACGAGCTGGAGGTGACGGGGCGGACGCTGCACCGGCTGATCTCGCAGCGGGTGGCTCAGCATGATGCGCATCTGACCACGCTGATCGCGCTGTCGAGCGGGGCTGAGCCGGCGCCCGATGGCGCCGTGCGGCAGGTGATGGAGAGCATCTCGCGCTTTTATCCCCGCATCGCCTGGCTGGCGCTGGTCTCGCTCGAACCGGAGGGAGTTGCCAGCGACGCCGTGGACGGAGGTCGAGGATCAGCCGAGGCAGGCAACTCTGCGACTTCGCGGTCGGCAGGCGTTGCCACTTCGACTATGGCCGTGCGCGAGGTTGTTGATGTACCCGCAGGCGGTGGGGTCGATCTGGCGCCACGCGCGGTGGAGATTGCGGCGCAGCTACGCGGCAGGCCGAGCGTCTACGCCGCGGGCGACGGTCGTTATCTTCTGGCCAAGCGCGCGCCGGAACCTTCCGACCACGCCGTCGTGCTAACGATCGATGCCGCCAGGCTTCTGGAGCCGGAGGAGCGGCCCGGCTTTGCCCATCTGAGGATCAGCCTTGACGGTGCCGACCTGGTGGCCCTGCCGGCCGATGTGTCGTTCGGGCCTGGGGTCTCGTGGCTAAAGCCGCCGCATTTCGAGAAGGTGATCGATGGCGAGGGGCAGCGGCTGTTGTTGTCGCTCGACAGGTCACTGCCTTTGGCGGCACTGGTGCCGCCGGGACGGTTGCTGGGCTTTGCCATGGTGGCCGGTCTGTTGGCTGCGGCCTTGAGCTTCGGGCTCGGGCAGCGGGCGGCAGTGAAGCGCTCCGAGCTTGCCGCGCGCGAGGCCGAGGAGCGGCTGGCCGTGCAGGAGCGGGAGACGCTGTTGGCACATGCCTCGCGCGTCAACGCCATGGGCGAGCTGGCATCCGGTATCGCCCATGAATTGACGCAGCCGCTGACCGCACTTCTGAGCCGCAGCCAGGCGGCACTTCGCCTGTCGCGGGCGGACAAGCCCGACATGGCGATGATCTCGCAGGCGCTCGACGTCAATGTGCGCGAGGCCAAGCGTGCCGGCGAGATGCTGAAGCGGATGCGCGACTATGCCTCCAACAAGGCGCCTGAACGGGCGCGGCAGGACCTGAACGCCATCGTGGCCGAAGTGGTGGCGCTGACCCGCACCGATCTCGAGCGGCGCGGGGTGGCCTTGGTGCTGGAACTCGGACAGCCAACGCCGGAGGCGGTGGTCGATGCGATCGAGATTGAGCAGGTCCTGCACAACCTGATCCGCAACGCGGCGGAGGCGCTGGACAGTGCCGGGACCGCCGGGGCGCGGATTTCCATCACGACCAAGGACGTTAGCGCGGAAGCGAAGATCGAGGTGTCGGACAACGGGCCGGGCATCGCTCCCGACGTGCTGCCGAAACTGTTTGTGCCATTCTTCACCACCAAGGCCGACGGCATGGGGCTGGGGCTTTCCTTGTGCCAGACGCTGGTGGAGCGGGTCGATGGCCGGATCGAGGCCGGCAACGCGGCCGGTGGCGGGGCGCGGTTCGTGATTACGCTGCCGCGCGCATCGGTCGGACGATCCGACGCGATTTCGGGCAAGCACGATGGCTAG
- a CDS encoding response regulator transcription factor, whose protein sequence is MSRYQVYLIDDDEAVREALAFLLGTYGISVETFGDPKTFLAHVDDGKPGVIVVDLRMPEVSGLQLHQKLSERGIDWPTVMITGHGDVAACRRAFKAGIQDFLTKPVDGEVLVEALQQGFSSLDARLEKREARTLLAKLTEREREVLDMVARGWASKEIATTLEVSARTIDAHRAKIAEKLGTSSVAEQVRLALIS, encoded by the coding sequence ATGAGCAGGTATCAGGTCTATCTGATCGACGACGACGAGGCGGTGCGCGAGGCGCTGGCGTTCCTGCTCGGCACCTATGGAATTTCGGTAGAGACCTTCGGCGACCCCAAGACGTTTCTGGCGCATGTCGACGACGGCAAGCCCGGCGTGATTGTCGTCGACCTGCGCATGCCCGAGGTGTCGGGGCTGCAACTGCACCAGAAGCTCAGCGAGCGCGGCATCGACTGGCCGACGGTCATGATAACAGGCCATGGCGACGTCGCCGCCTGTCGCCGTGCCTTCAAGGCCGGCATCCAGGATTTCCTGACCAAGCCTGTCGATGGCGAGGTGCTCGTCGAAGCGCTGCAACAGGGGTTTTCGAGCCTCGACGCCCGGCTGGAAAAGCGCGAGGCGCGGACGCTTTTGGCGAAATTGACCGAGCGCGAGCGCGAGGTGCTCGACATGGTGGCGCGGGGTTGGGCGAGCAAGGAGATCGCGACCACGCTCGAGGTCTCGGCCCGCACCATCGACGCGCATCGGGCGAAGATCGCCGAGAAGCTGGGCACAAGCTCGGTGGCCGAACAGGTGCGGCTGGCGCTGATTTCCTGA
- a CDS encoding GlcG/HbpS family heme-binding protein, whose amino-acid sequence MIKSIFLAAAATVALNGAASAQVLTEKNISSSLAVEIAQNAVAACAADKYNVTAAVVDRAGVLRALVRSDNAGTHTVSAAQDKAFTSASSRTPTSKMAENVAKNPGAAGLVDIDGFLVLAGGMPIKAGDAVIGAIGVGGAPGGNFDEACAVAAIEKAADKLK is encoded by the coding sequence ATGATCAAGAGCATTTTCCTCGCCGCCGCTGCCACCGTCGCCCTCAATGGGGCTGCTTCCGCACAGGTGCTGACCGAGAAGAACATCTCGTCGAGCCTCGCCGTCGAGATCGCCCAGAACGCGGTCGCCGCCTGCGCTGCCGACAAGTACAATGTGACCGCTGCCGTGGTTGACCGTGCAGGCGTGCTGCGCGCCCTCGTTCGCTCCGACAATGCCGGCACGCACACGGTTTCGGCTGCCCAGGACAAGGCCTTCACCTCGGCCTCGTCGCGGACGCCTACCTCCAAGATGGCCGAGAACGTTGCCAAGAACCCGGGCGCTGCCGGTCTCGTCGACATTGACGGCTTCCTGGTGCTTGCTGGCGGCATGCCGATCAAGGCTGGTGACGCTGTCATCGGCGCCATCGGCGTCGGCGGCGCACCCGGCGGCAACTTCGACGAAGCTTGTGCGGTTGCAGCCATCGAGAAGGCCGCCGACAAGCTGAAGTAA
- a CDS encoding DUF1013 domain-containing protein, whose product MANTLLMPKATAVWLVDNTALSFDQIAQFCSLHPLEVKAIADGESAQGIKGMDPIMTGQLTRAEIAKGEGDINHRLKLSDPKVRVPETKRKGPRYTPLSKRQDRPNAIYWLVKNHPELKDAQISRLVGTTKATIEQIRERKHWNMATLTPLDPVALGLCSQIDLDIEVQRASRGREAPAPTGDTLLPASLTERLTPEQAAPKDEDKELDANAVFAKLSALRSKTPDEDEDDKF is encoded by the coding sequence ATGGCCAATACGCTGCTTATGCCCAAGGCGACCGCCGTCTGGCTGGTCGACAACACAGCGCTTTCGTTCGACCAGATCGCGCAGTTCTGCTCGCTGCACCCGCTCGAAGTGAAGGCGATCGCCGACGGCGAATCGGCCCAGGGCATCAAGGGCATGGATCCGATCATGACCGGCCAGCTGACGCGCGCCGAGATCGCCAAGGGCGAGGGCGACATCAACCACCGCCTCAAGCTGTCGGACCCCAAGGTCCGCGTGCCGGAGACCAAGCGCAAGGGCCCGCGCTACACGCCGCTGTCGAAGCGCCAGGATCGTCCGAACGCCATCTACTGGCTGGTCAAGAACCATCCCGAGCTCAAGGACGCGCAGATCTCGCGCCTCGTCGGCACCACCAAGGCGACGATCGAGCAGATCCGTGAACGCAAGCACTGGAACATGGCGACGCTGACGCCGCTCGATCCGGTGGCGCTCGGCCTGTGCTCGCAGATCGACCTCGACATCGAAGTGCAGCGCGCCTCGCGCGGCCGCGAAGCCCCGGCACCGACCGGCGACACCTTGCTGCCGGCCTCGCTGACCGAGCGCCTGACGCCCGAGCAGGCCGCACCCAAGGACGAGGACAAGGAACTCGACGCCAACGCCGTGTTCGCCAAGCTCTCGGCCCTGCGCTCGAAGACGCCCGATGAGGACGAAGACGATAAGTTCTGA
- a CDS encoding serine hydrolase, with translation MKRFRTPSALSAALTATAVIFTVAAVAGGLLYLDRKQDRPIVVAAAASASPDQLATAAEIRHILADRIDVQRQSVGIVVGTIGPHGRSIIAHGDFGGLDPRPVDGDTIFEIGSVTKVFTGLLLADMAARGEVALNDPVAEYLPMNVALPERGGKAITLVDLATQTSGLPRMPDNIGPTDETNPYADYTIDEMYAFVSGYELPRDIGAEYEYSNLGSALLGQALAHRAGKSYEALVQERIVGPLAMRSTAIELAPRLGKRMATGHNETLEIVPNWDLPAFAGAGALRSSANDLLELLQVTVNKNRTPLTTALAATLATRRAIGEQETSAALGWFITQSSNGEIAWHDGGTGGYSAFIGFHPASRTGVVVLSNANTGVSDIGLHLLNREIPLTRAKPRHSEVATDASLFDTYTGRYQLAPDVVLTVLREDDALYAQFSGQPKMQLFAEGGHRFFYKEVEAAITFAAPASNRSPSLVLHRFGRDMPAARLSD, from the coding sequence ATGAAACGCTTCAGGACACCCTCGGCACTTTCAGCTGCGCTGACCGCAACCGCCGTGATTTTCACGGTTGCCGCCGTGGCCGGCGGCCTGCTCTATCTCGATCGCAAGCAGGACCGGCCGATCGTCGTGGCGGCAGCCGCCAGCGCTTCGCCGGACCAGCTCGCCACGGCTGCGGAAATCCGCCATATCCTCGCCGACCGGATCGACGTTCAGAGGCAAAGCGTCGGCATCGTCGTCGGCACCATCGGACCGCACGGACGCAGCATCATAGCCCATGGCGACTTCGGCGGCCTCGACCCGCGTCCGGTCGACGGCGACACCATTTTCGAGATCGGCTCGGTGACCAAGGTGTTCACCGGACTTTTGCTCGCCGACATGGCGGCGCGCGGCGAGGTCGCCCTGAACGACCCGGTGGCCGAATATTTGCCGATGAACGTCGCCCTGCCCGAACGGGGCGGCAAGGCGATCACGCTCGTCGACCTCGCGACACAGACCTCTGGCCTGCCGCGCATGCCAGACAATATCGGGCCGACCGACGAGACCAACCCTTATGCAGATTACACGATCGACGAGATGTATGCCTTCGTGTCGGGCTACGAGCTGCCGCGCGACATCGGCGCCGAATATGAGTATTCGAACCTCGGCTCGGCCCTGTTGGGCCAGGCCCTCGCCCACCGCGCCGGAAAGAGCTACGAAGCCCTCGTCCAGGAGCGAATCGTTGGCCCGCTGGCCATGCGCAGCACCGCAATCGAACTTGCGCCGCGTCTCGGCAAACGCATGGCAACCGGCCATAACGAGACGCTGGAGATCGTTCCCAACTGGGACCTGCCGGCCTTTGCGGGGGCCGGTGCCCTGCGCTCGAGCGCCAACGACCTGCTCGAGCTGCTGCAGGTGACGGTCAACAAGAACAGGACGCCGCTGACCACCGCCCTTGCCGCCACGCTGGCGACACGGCGGGCAATCGGCGAACAGGAAACCTCAGCCGCCCTTGGCTGGTTCATCACCCAAAGCAGCAATGGCGAGATCGCCTGGCATGATGGTGGTACCGGCGGCTACAGCGCCTTCATCGGTTTCCATCCCGCTTCGCGCACCGGTGTCGTCGTCCTGTCCAACGCCAATACAGGCGTCAGCGACATCGGCCTGCATCTGCTCAATCGCGAGATTCCGCTGACAAGGGCCAAGCCGCGGCACAGCGAGGTCGCCACCGATGCCAGCCTGTTCGATACCTATACCGGCCGCTACCAGCTCGCGCCCGACGTGGTTCTCACGGTCCTGCGCGAGGACGACGCACTCTACGCCCAGTTCAGCGGCCAGCCGAAAATGCAGCTATTCGCCGAAGGCGGGCACCGCTTCTTCTACAAGGAAGTCGAGGCGGCCATCACCTTCGCAGCCCCGGCATCGAACCGGTCACCAAGTCTTGTCCTGCACCGCTTCGGCCGCGACATGCCCGCGGCCCGGCTGTCGGACTAG